The Falco cherrug isolate bFalChe1 chromosome 6, bFalChe1.pri, whole genome shotgun sequence genome window below encodes:
- the LOC102051374 gene encoding interleukin-17F, translating into MTCASYAAVFRSLLLVLVLALTVRCSPRGRVVHARPSKDSGSLRLSEDCLNQKDLKFPTMVKVNIRISNSDHTFRMVHDVRNRSLAPWDYRLDEDPNRFPQVIADAKCRLSSCVNPLGQEDHSLNSVPIQQEILVLRREQRGCLPTYHLEKKVITVGCTCAAPVVRYQS; encoded by the exons TTCAGATCACTGCTTTTGGTGCTGGTCCTCGCACTCACTGTAAGGTGCTCACCCCGTGGGAGGGTAGTTCATGCTCGACCGAGCAAGGACAGTGGCTCCCTGAGGCTAAGTGAAGATTGCCTGAACCAAAAGGATCTCAAATTCCCTACAATGGTGAAAGTTAACATTCGTATCAGCAATTCAGATCATACCTTTAGGATGGTCCATGATGTCAGGAACCGGTCTCTTGCTCCTTGGGATTACAG GCTCGACGAGGACCCCAACCGCTTCCCCCAGGTGATCGCTGATGCCAAGTGCCGCCTCTCCAGCTGTGTGAACCCACTGGGGCAGGAGGACCACAGCCTCAACTCTGTCCCCATCCAACAGGAGATTCTTGTCCTCCGTCGGGAGCAGCGGGGCTGCCTGCCCACCTACCATCTGGAGAAGAAAGTCATCACTGTGGGCTGCACGTGTGCTGCTCCAGTCGTTCGCTACCAGTCCTAG
- the IL17A gene encoding interleukin-17A, translating to MLPILRASLFSSLLLMLLTVLSATGSADGKVIHPGLKLESLLKQAYTGCPPQKDSKFPQMVRVNVSISSMNQDTKVTPDVSSRSLAPWDYRIDEDHNRFPQVIADAKCRHSRCVNLDGQLDHSLNSVPIKQEILVLQREQKGSHQSYRLEKKIITVGCTCVTPLIRHQA from the exons atgtTGCCAATCCTTCGTGCTTCTCTG TTCAGCTCACTGCTCCTGATGCTGCTGACCGTGCTGTCAGCCACCGGTTCTGCTGATGGGAAGGTGATACACCCTGGGCTCAAGCTGGAGAGCCTCCTCAAGCAAGCGTATACTGGCTGTCCGCCCCAAAAAGACTCAAAATTCCCTCAGATGGTGAGAGTCAATGTAAGCATCAGCAGCATGAACCAGGACACCAAAGTGACTCCTGATGTCAGCAGCCGCTCTTTGGCTCCATGGGATTACAG GATCGACGAGGACCACAACCGTTTCCCCCAAGTGATTGCTGATGCCAAGTGCCGCCACTCCAGATGCGTGAATTTGGATGGGCAGCTGGACCACAGCCTCAACTCTGTCCCCATCAAGCAGGAGATCCTCGTCCTCCAGAGGGAGCAGAAGGGCTCCCACCAATCATACcgactggaaaagaaaataatcactgtGGGCTGCACATGTGTCACCCCCTTGATCCGACACCAGGCTTAA